ATGCCGGAATTATAGACCCCGGCCAGCACCAGCGAGACGCCGCGCTTCTGCGCCAGCGGCAGGAAGGTCTCGCCCGCGTCGCGGTCGAGCAGCGAATAGCGCCCGGCCAGCATGCAGCAATCGAGATCGGTCTCCTCCAGCGCGTCGCGGATTACTTCCCACTCATTCACGCCAAGGCCGAAGCCTTTGATATTGCCAGCGGCTTTCAGCTCCTGCAGCGCGCGGAAGCCGCCGCCTTTTGTCAGCTGACCCCAGTGATGATCGTGCAGATCGGCATGTGTAACGCGGCCGATGTCATGGACATAGAGAAGGTCGATCCGGTCCATGCCGAGGCGCTGCTGGCTGTCATCATAGCTGCGCATCACGCCGTCATAGCTGTAATCGAACACCTCGCGGAACGGCAGACCGTTCCACCAGCCGGGGTCCAGCGGGTTTTTCGGTGGCTCGGGCGGTAGTTTGCGGCCGGCGCGTTCGGTCGTCATCAGGCGGCCGACCTTGGTCGAAAGGGCGTGGCTTCCGTCATGCTCGCGCAGGACCTGGCCGGTCAGATGTTCAGACCGGGTCAGGCCATACATCGGCGCGGTGTCGAAATAGCGGATGCCGAGTTCCCAGGCTTTCTGCAGCATTTCAACGGCCTGGGCGGTCGGCACATCGGCATAAAGCCCGCCAAGCGGCGCCGATCCGATGCCAAGCGCGGTCAGTTCCAGCCCGGTATTGCCGACTTTGCGGCGGGTTGCGGCGGTGGTGGTCATGGGTATTCCTCAGGTATGGGTTGCACTGCGGCGCCGGGTGCGGGCAAAGACCACCAGCCCGACACCGACCAGCAAAAGAGAGCCGCGCACGATCTGCCGCTCGCTGTCGGTCCAGCCGAGGAGCGCTGCGCCGTTCAGCAGGCCGATCAGGAAGATCACGGCGGTCAAGGTGCCGATCACATTGGGTTTGCCAAGCTTCAGCGCCATACCACCCAGCAGCACCGCAGTCAGCCCGTCAAGGAAGTAAGACGTGCCGAGATAGGGCTGACCGGAAGACAGGTTCCCCGCCAGCAGCACCCCTGCCAGCGCCGAGACAACGCCCGACAGGATATAAAGCATGAAGAGCATCTTATTAACCGGCACCCCGGCCTCGGCCACGGCATCGCGGTTCTGCTCCATCGCGTAGATATAATGGCCGAAGGTCAGCTTTTCCTGGATGAACCAGGCCAGCGCGTAAAGCAGACCGACAAAGATCGCGACCAGCGGCAGCACGCCGATTTTGACCGCCAGCAGATCGCCGACAAAGCCGGTAGAGCCAAGCGAGATCGAGGTGCCCTTGCCAAGTGCCGCTGCAAGTGAGGCCGCAAGCGCGCCAGTGGCAATCGTGATCACCAGCGCGGGCAACCGCAGACCGGCGACCAGAGCCGCATTGAGCAGGCCAAAGAGGATACCGACGCCAAGGCCGCCAAGGCTCGCCATATCCCAGCCGTAACCTGCCTGCACCAGCCATGCGGTGAACATATTCGACAATGCCGTCACCGACATGAAGCTCACGTCTATCTCGCCGGTCGCAATGATCCAGGTCAGGCCCAGAAACATCAGCGCTGCGATGGAAGAGGAGAGCAGCATACCGTGGATATTGCCGGGCGCGAGGAAGGTCGGGCGAAGAAAGGCGAAGGCGGCGAAAACCAGGATCACCAGAATGAAGAAACCATAGCGCATCAGCAGCTCTCCGCCATTGGGGGCCTGTCTCGCCGGGGCAGCGCGCTGCGCCGGGTGAAAGGTGGTCGCATTGCTCATGCCGATTTCCTCCGCGCCGGGAACAGATCGCGCAGCGCGCCGGAGATCCTCGGATCGAATATCGCGATGGCTGTGATCAGGACGGTCGAGACGATGGCGTCCGAGTAGTAGTAAGGGATCGCCAGCAAAGTGAAGCCGTTCAGCATCATCGACATCAGAAGCGTGCCGGACAGGGTGGCGCCGACCGAGGGGCGGCCGAACAAAGCCGCGCCGAGGTAGACGGCGGCAAAGGCGGGCATCAGCAGCTGATTGCCGGCGGTGACATTTGCCGCACCGGAAGACGCCACCAGCAGCGTGATCGAAAGGCAGGCAAGCGTACCGCACAGCGCGAAGGCGAGGATGATCAGCGCGGTCGTCGGTACCCCGGCAAAGCGCGCCGAAAGCCGGTTCTGCCCTGTCGCATAGAAGCCGGCGCCAAAGCGCGAGGCATGCAGCAACACACAGGCGATCAGCGCGGTACCGATCAGGATCGCGAAGGGCATATCCAGCCCTATGATCTTACGGTCATTCAGGTCAAGCAACCCCGACATGAAGAAATTCTGCGAGATCGAAGTGCCGTTTGAGTAGAAGTAGGAAAAGCCGATGGCCAGGCCGCCGGTCGCAATCGTGGTGACGATATCTGGAAGACCGAGGCGCGCGACCGCGATTCCGTTCACCAGGCCAAAGACAAAGCCCATCGCGAGGCCGCCGGCCACTGCGACCGACAACGGCATCCCGATGGCGATCAGCCAGCCCAAAGTCATCGCGCCCAGTGAGGCGACGCCCGGGAAGGAGAGATCGAAATGCCGCACAACGATCACAAAGGTCAGACCAAGCGCGGCCAGCCCCTGGACCGACATATGCCGCATCAGCGCGCGGATATTGCCCTCGGACACATAGGCGCTGTTTTGCATGGCAAAAAGCACGGTGATCAGCGCGCTCATCGCCGCAAAGGCCCCCAGCCGCCATAGGAGTTGGTTCGAAATCATGCTGCTTTCCCTCCGGTGGCGCTGCCCATGATCCCGGCATGAAGCAGCCTATCGCGGTCATCCCCCCGCACCGGCGCACCAATCGGGCGGCCGCGATAGAGCGCCAGCGTGCGATCAGCGACGCCATGTACCTCATCGCAATCGGATGAGATCACGATGACCGCCTTGTCTTTGGAAATCTCGCGCATCAGGGCATAGATCCTGGAGCGCGCACCGATATCGACGCCGACGGTCGGCTCGACAAAGATATAGACATCGGCCTCGCGGTAGAGGCCGCGCGCGATGACCACCTTCTGCTGGTTGCCGCCCGAGAAGCCGCGCAGATTGCGGTCGAGCTTGAGCGGGTAAAGGTCAACCTTTTGCGCCAGCTCCATCGCAGCGCGGCGATTGGCACCAAAGCGCAACAGGCTGCCGGTCGAGGCGCGGGAGAGGTTTGCCAGCGTGGTGTTGAAGACGACGTTTTCGTCCAGCGTCAGCCCCTCGGCCCGTCGGTCGCCAGGGACAAGGAAAATCCCCGCCTTCAGCGCCTGGGCGGGCGAGGAGAAACGTGTCTCACGCCCTTTCAGCATGATCTCACCCCGGTCGGGTCGGATCGCGCCAAAGAGCGCCTTCGAGAGTTCATCAACGCCCGAGCCCACCAGGCCGAAAATCCCGAGGATCTCGCCTTTGCGGGCCTGGAAGGACACATCCTGGAAGAGATCGCCCGAGCCAAGCCCGCGCGCTTCCAGCACGATCTCGCCATCGGCCAGGTCGGAGCGCGGCGGGAAGGTCAGGCCGGTTTTCGAATCCAGCATCAGGTTCGGGATTGAGATGTCGCGCTCACGTGCCTCGGCCACCGTATGGCAGGCCACCTTTTTGCCGCCCCGGAACACCGTGAAGCGGTCGGCGATCTCATAGACCTCTTCGAGGCGATGCGTGATGTAGATGATGGCGATCCCGCGTGCCTTCAGCATCGCCATCATCGCGAAGAGGGAGGCTTTTTCGCGCTCAGTCAGGGTCGAGGTCGGCTCGTCAAGGATCAGGATGCGCGCATTTTTCAGCCGAAGCGCGTGCAGGATCGCGACGATCTCACGCTCGACAGCGGGCATATCCGCGACCTTGCGGCTCAGGTCGATTTCAATCGGGAAACGCGACAGGATCTGGCCTGCGCGGGCGGCAATATCGCGGCGATTGACGCGGACGAAAAGACCGGGGCGCGCGGCCTCGCTGCCCAGGAAGATATTCTCGGCACCCGACAGATCGCCGACCAGTTCAGGGTGCTGCTGCACCACCGCAACGCCTGCCTCGATGGCCGCGCGCGGCGAGCCGAGCTCATAGCTCTCACCCGCGATCTCGATCACGCCGCGATCTTTCGCATAGACGCCCGACAGGATCTTGATCAGCGTGGATTTGCCGGCGCCGTTGACGCCAAGCAGCGCATGGATCTCACCCGCCCTCAGGCCGAAATCCACATTTTCCAGTGCTTTTACATCGCCGAAGCGCTTTTCAATTCCTCGCATCGACAGGATATCCCCTGCCTCAGCGCCTGCTCGGGTGCCAGTTCCGGTACCTTCGGCCATGTTCCGTATTCCCTGTCTGACGGATCAGAAGACGCGGGCGGCAGGGGAGTGCCACCGCCCGCGAGTGCATGTCAGAGGCTGCGCCTCAGAGCACGCGGTTCCAGCCAAGCTTTGCCGCTTCGCCCGGGACGTCATAGGTGTCCGGGATGGTGTCGAGTTTGTCGAGCATGTCCTTGGTCACGGCATAGGTCGGCGTGATGATGAAGCGCGGCGCGGCGCGGCCGGCGGCCACTTCATGCGCGAAGAAGGCGTTCATATAGGCCATCTCGTAGAAGCTCTGCGCCATTGTGATTTTGAACGGCGAGTCGGCCTTGATATATTCAAACGACTGCTGACCGCCGTCGATGCCGGTGATGATGGTGTTGCGTCCGGCGGCGCGGATCGCAAGCATCCCCTCCGACGCGGCGCCATCCCAGGCGCACCAGATGGCATCCAGTTCCGGGTTTGCGGTCAGGACCTGATCGACAACCTGGCGCGGCGTGGTCGAGCCGCCAAGCGCGAAGGCGATTTCCGAGACGATCTCGATTTCCGGGAAGCGGACGAAAACCGATTTCGCGCCGAGCGTGCGCTGATCCCAGCTTTCATTCGACGGCAGTGAGACCAGCGCCACCTTGCCTTTGCCGCCCAGTGTCGAGGCGATATATTCCGCCGGATAGGCGCCGAGGCCGAAATTGTTCGACATCGCGGTCGAGGTCACGGTGGCATGCGGCACATAGCTGTCGCCGATGAAGATCGGCACGCCCGAGGCCACGGCCTGCTGCACAGCCGGCGAGATCGCGGCGGCATCTGCCGGGGTGATGAAGATCGCGGTCGGCTTCGTTTCGACGAAAGCGAGGATCTGGTCGGCCTGCTTTTTCACGTCATAATTCGCGTCGGCGATGGTCAGCGTGCCGCCTAGGCGGTTCACCGCGTCCTGATAGCCGTTGACGATATGGCGGCCGGATTCCCAGACGGTCCAGCCCAGCGAGGCGCAGAATTTCAGATCGGCGCTTTGCGCGAAGGAGTAGTCCGGGCGCAGAAGCGTCGCGGCGACGGTGGCCGCAGCCCCGGCCGAGAGAAGCCCGCGGCGGGTCAGGCGCAGACCGCTGTGGCTATGGACCAGCTCCGGCGTTTTGGTGTCTTCAGTCATGTCTTCCTCCCTCTGTCGGCCCTGCCCTTTTGGCGGTATCGGCCGGTGCAAACCCTGATGGGTCGTGCCCTTGTTCCCTCCCGGAGCAAAGGCGGTATGCCCGGGCGCCCTTTCGGGCATCCGGGGTGGTCGCGGTCTGGCTCAGGCGCTTTCGCGTAACAGACCGAGATATTCCTGCTGCGTCGCGACGCGCGGATTGGTGGCGTGGCAGTGATCCTTCAGCGCGGCATGGCTGACTTGCTCCATCATCGCCTCGGTGACGCCCATCGCGGTCAGGCCGGAGGGCATGCCGATGCGGCAGTTCAGATCTGCGACCACCTGATCCGGCGCGCCGCCCATCCGTTTTGCCAGCACATCCCATTTCGCGCCGATTACGGGTCGGTTGAAACGCAGCACGGCCGGCATCAGCACCGCATTCAGGGTGCCGTGATGCAGGTTCAGCTCTCGGATCGCACCCAGCGGATGGGTCAGAGCATGCACCGCGCCGAGGCCCTTCTGGAATGCCATCGCACCTTCCAGCGCGCAGATCATCATGTCGCGCCGCGCATTGGCATCGCTGCCATCGCGCATCGCGGGCTCAATCGCGTGCAGCCCGTGATCCAGGCCATGCAGCGCAATCGCCTCGGCCGGCGGGTTGAAGGCCGGCGCCATATAAGTCTCGAGGCAATGCGAGATCGCATCCATTCCGGTCGCGGCGGTCAGGCCGCGCGGCAGGCCATAGGTCAGCTCCGGGTCGCAAAGCGCGATCGAGGGCAGCATGAAGCCCGAGATGATGCCGAGCTTGCGGCCATCGGCTGTGATGATGACGGCGGCGCGGCCAACTTCCGATCCGGTGCCGGAGGTGGTCGGCACCGCGATCATCGGGCAGATGCGGCCATGGATCTTCGAAAGACCACCGGAAACCAGCGTATACTGGTCCAGCGGACCTTCATGGCCGGTCAGAAGGCGCACGGCCTTCGCCAGATCCAGCGAGGAGCCGCCACCAAGCCCGACGATACCGTCGCAGCCTTCCCCCACATAAAGCGCATGCGCCGCGATCACCGCCTCTTCGGTCGGGTTCGCGGGGTCTCGGCAAAGACCGTCGCGTTTTCGAGAAGGTCCGCAACCTTAGCCACGAGGCCGGTCGCGACCAGCCCTGCATCGGTGGCGATCAGCGGGCTCTTGACGCCCAGGCCCGCCAGAAGTTCCGGCAGACGGGCAATCGCGCCCTCGGCGAATTCGATCCTGGTCAGATAGTTGATCGTGCTCACAGTGCCGCGCTCCGCAGCACCGGGTGACGTGATTTCGGCATGTCTTCCTCCCGCATCGGGTGCTGCTGCCCTGCAGCGCTCCAGGCGATTCTTGAACCGCACCTTCAACCCAACTAATATATGAGTGGCATAGCACAGCGATATATGAGTTTGTCAAGAAGCTAAGAATTGCTGTTGCATTTTCTTTTTTTAAGGGCGTATTCGTAAGGGGAGTGGGAGGAAAGTATGCAGAATCGCACGCCGCAAAAGGCCGAACAAGTATATGAGTTGCTGCGCAGATCAATCATCCTGCTGGAGATCGAGCCGGGCGCGGCGCTTGTCGAAAAGGATATTTGCGCCGAACTTTCGATCTCGCGGACCCCGGTGCGCGAGGCGGTGCTTCGCCTTGCCGAGGAAGGTCTGGTGAATGTGATTCCCCATTCCGGCACTTATGTCAGCCGCATCTCGCTGCCGGTCGCCGAAGAGGGGTTCGTGATCCGCCGCGCGCTGGAAATCGAAAGCGTCCGCCGAGCCGCGACCCATTACACCGAAGAAGGCGGCGTGCTGCTGAATGCCACCATTGCGCGGATGCGGGATCTGGTCAGCAATGGCCGGCTTGAGCTCTATCTTGATGAGGATGATGCCTTCCATGCCGGCATCGCCCGCATGAGCGGCATGCCCCGGATCTGGAAATTCATCACTATGGCCAAGGTCCATCTCGACCGGATGCGCCAGCTTTCTGCTCCGGTGCCGGGCCATCTCGGCGCCGTGACCGAACAACATGCCGCCATCGTCGCCGCTATCGCTGCGGGCAAGCCCGACCAGGCCGAGCTCGCGATGCGGATCCATCTCGAGGCCTCATTCGATGTGATGATCCGCCTCTACCAGGACCGGGCGAACATGTTTCAGCCCGCAGAAGACTGAGCCAGGAAAGACCCGAAATGCCTGACGCCAGAAACTTTGTTTCACCACTGATCAGACTGAATTCAGCGGATAATGTCGCTGTTGCTCGTGAGACCATCGACCCGGCAGAGCTGCCCGAGGTCGAGGGGATCCGCCCTCTGACCCGTATCCCGCGCGGCCATAAAATGGCGCTGAGGCCGATTGCGCGCGGCGCGGCGGTGACGAAATACGGCCAGACCATCGGTTTCGCGACCGATGACATCCATGCCGGCTCGCATGTCCATGTGCAGAACCTCGCCGTAGGCGAGTTCACCCGCGAATATGCTATCGGCGTTGACGCCGTGGACCCGGTCATGGTGCCGACGGCAGATCGCGCCACATTCATGGGTTATCTGCGCCCCGACGGCCGGATCGGCACGCGCAATTATATTGCGGTGATTTCCTCGGTGAACTGCTCGGCCACCGTTTCAAAAGCGGTCGCTGCGCATTTCTCGACCCCCGGTGTGATGGAGCGTTGGCCGGGGGTCGATGGGGTAATCGCGCTGACCCATGGTGGCGGCTGCGCCTTCAACACGAAGGCCGAGGGTTATACCTACCTCGCCCGCACAATCGCGGGTTACGCGACACATCCGAATATCGGCGGCGTGCTGATGATCGGTCTGGGCTGTGAGACCAACCAGATCCCGGCGCTTTTGGAGCGCGAGGGGCTGGCGGAATCCGACCGGCTGCGCACGATGACGATCCAGGCGGTCGGTGGCACCCGGGCGACGGTTGCGGCGGGGATCCGGGCGATTGAGGAGATGATGCCGATCACCGGCGCGGCAAAGCGCAGCCCGCAACCTGCATCTGGCCTGATGCTGGCGCTGGAATGCGGCGGCTCGGATGGCTATTCTGGCATCTCGGCCAATCCGGGCCTGGGCTGTGCCGCCGATCTGCTGGTGCAACACGGCGGCACCGTGATCCTTTCGGAAACGCCCGAGATTTACGGCGCCGAACATTTGCTGACGCGGCGTGCCTCGCGACCCGAGGTGGCACAAAAGCTGCTCGAACGCATCGAGTGGTGGCGCGATTACACCGAGCGCAACAACGCCGAGATGGACAACAACCCGAGCTACGGCAACAAGGCGGGCGGGCTGACGACCATCCTGGAAAAATCCCTCGGCGCGGTGGCCAAGGGCGGTGTCTCGCCTCTGAACGCGGTCTATGAATATGCGGAAAAGGTCACGGAACACGGACTCGTCTTCATGGACACGCCCGGCTACGACCCGATTGCGGTGACTGGCCAGATCGCCGGCGGCGCCACTCTGGTGGCCTTCACCACCGGGCGCGGCTCGGTCTCGGGGTTCAAACCCTCGCCGACGCTGAAGCTCGCCAGCAATTCGCAGATGTATCGCCATATGTCCGAAGACATGGACATGGATTGCGGCACCGTGGTCACCGGCGAGGAAGATATCGAGACCCTGGGCCGGCGGCTCTTTCAGCTTCTGATCGACACCGCCTCCGGCCAGCTCACCCGCAGTGAAGAGCTGGGCTACGGGGATAATGAATTCGTGCCGTGGCAGGTCGGCGCGGTGATGTGACAGCCAGACGGCACCGCCAGGATGCGTGCCGGTCCAGCTTTCGGAGGAGAACGGATATGAACACGGTCGCGAAGCATTATGATGTTGTGATCGTCGGCGCAGGTGTGGGGGCGGCGCGATGGCGAACCGTCTGGCCGCCACCGGCGCGAAAGTTTTGATGATTGAGCGCGGCAATTACCTGCCGCGCGAGGCTGATAACTGGTCGGTGAAGGCGGTCTTCCATGACCGCAAATATACCGCCAAAGAGACCTGGCGCGACAAGGACGGCAAGCCCTTCCACCCCTCGACCTTCTACTATGTCGGCGGCAATTCGAAATTCTTCGGTGCGGCCACCGTGCGTTTCCGCACGGAGGATTTCGAGGATCTGGAGCATGAGGACGGCGTCGCCCCGGCCTGGCCCTGGACATATTCCGAATTCGCGCCCTATTACGACGAGGCCGAGCGACTGATGGGCACGCATGGCACCGCCGGCGCCGATCCGATTGAGCCGCCGCGCTCCGGCCCCTTCCCCTACCCGACCATCGGCCATGAGCCGGAGATGGAGGCGATTGCCGATAAGCTGCGCAGCAAGGGGCTGCGTCCTTTCCCGCTTCCCATCGCGATTGACCGCCACAAAGGCGGCGCCTGTGTGCGCTGCGCCACCTGTGACGGCTTCGCCTGCAAGCTCGGCGCGAAAAACGATGCCGAGGTGCGGCTGGTGCGCCCGGCTTTGGCAACCGGTCAGGTTGATCTGGTGCTGGATACCAAAGTCCTGCGCCTGATCACCGATGCCACCGGCAAGCGCGTGACCGGGGTCGAGATTGAACGGGGCGGCGAGACGAAGGTGATCGAGGGCGATCTGTTCATTTCCTCGGCCGGTGCGATCAATTCCTCGGTGCTGCTGCTGCGCTCAAAGAATGAGAAACATCCGGGCGGGATCGGGAATAACACATCGGACCTCTTGGGCCGCAACTATATGGCCCATAACAACACTGCAATGATGGCGATCCATCCCTTCCGGAAGAACAAGGTCACCTTCCAGAAGTCGATGGCGATCAATGACTTTTACCTTGCGAACCATCACCGGCCCTACCCCTTGGGCAACATCCAGGGGCTCGGCAAGCTCCAGGGCGGAATGCTGACGGCGAATGTGAAATTCATTCCCGAATGGGCGATGGATCTCTTTGCCACCCGCTCGGTCGACTGGTGGATCATGTCGGAAGACCTGCCGCATCGCGACAACCGGGTCACGCTCGACAATGATGGCACGGTCAGGATCAGCTACACGCCGAACAATGAGAAGGCGCATAATGAGCTGGTCAAGGTCTGGGCAAAGACCATGCGCTCCATCGGCTATCCGCTGATCATCACGCAGCGCATGGATATCACCGTCTCGATGCACCAATGCGGCACGGCTGTGTTCGGGCGCGACCCCGCGACCTCGGTGCTCGATCCCTGGTGCAAGGTCTGGGATGTCGACAATCTTTATGTCGTCGACGCCTCGTTCCTGCCCTCATCCACCGGCTTCAACCCCTCGCTGACCATTGTGGCGCAAGGGGTGCGGGTTGCCGAACATCTTGCCCGCGACGTGCTGAAAACCAGCGCCGCCGCCTGACATACCGATTTCGGGGAGGAAATCATGTCCGCAAAACCGAAGGATATCTTCGATCTCACCGGCCGCGTGGCCATCGTCACCGGCGCCTCGCGCGGAATTGGCGAGGCGCTGGCCTACGGCCTCGCCGGGCGTGGAGCAAACGTGGTGGTGAACTACAATTCCGCGCCGGAGCGTGCCGCGAAAGTGGTCGCGAATATCGAGGCAATGGGCGCGAAGGCCATCGCGATCCAGGCCGATATATCGGACGAAGACGCCGCCGGCCGCCTGGTAGCCGAGACCGTTCAGGCCTTTGGCAAGCTCGATATCCTGATCAACAATGCCGGCATCGTGTTGCCGGCTGCGGCGGAAGCCTGCTCCATCACCGACTGGCGCCGTACGATGGCGGTGAACCTGGATGGCGTCTTCCTTGTGTCCCGCGCGGCGGGGCGGCAGATGATCGAACAAAAATCGGGCGCAATCATCTCGGTCGGCTCGATGTCGGGGCGGATCGTCAACTGGCCCTTCCGCCACGCCGCCTATAACGTCTCGAAAGCCGGTGTGCATATGCTCACCAAGGCGCTGGCGACCGAATGGGCCGAGCACGGGATCCGCGTCAACGCCATCGCGCCGGGCTATATCCGCACCGAACTGACCGATGAGGTCTTGCGCGAACATCCCGATGTGGTGCGCGATCACTGGGCCAAAGGCGCGGTGCAGGACCGCATAGGCTCGGTCGATGAGCTGGTCGGCGCGGTGGTCTACCTCGCTTCTGACGCGGCCAGCTTCACCACCGGCGAGATCATCACCATCGATGGCGGCCTGACGCTGCGCTGAGGAGAGAGACATGGTTCAACGTGGTTTTGGCGGCCCGCTCCGCTATGTGCAGGGGCCGGGCGTGCTGGCCGATCTGGGGCAATATGCGGTGGGGCTGGGCGCAAAGGCGCTGCTCCTGGTCGATGCCTTTGTCGAGAAAACATATGGTGAAGCGCTGCGCGCCTCTCTGAAATCGGCAGGTGTCGAGACGGTTTCAACCGTGTTCGGCGGCGAGTCGACCGAAGCGGAGGTGGCGCGCGTCGCCACGCTGGCCAAAGGCGCCGCCGTGGTGATCGGGGTCGGAGGCGGCAAGACGCTCGACACTAGCAAGATCGCGGCGCGCGATGCCGGCGCGCGGATCATCACC
This genomic window from Gemmobacter sp. 24YEA27 contains:
- a CDS encoding glucose 1-dehydrogenase, whose amino-acid sequence is MSAKPKDIFDLTGRVAIVTGASRGIGEALAYGLAGRGANVVVNYNSAPERAAKVVANIEAMGAKAIAIQADISDEDAAGRLVAETVQAFGKLDILINNAGIVLPAAAEACSITDWRRTMAVNLDGVFLVSRAAGRQMIEQKSGAIISVGSMSGRIVNWPFRHAAYNVSKAGVHMLTKALATEWAEHGIRVNAIAPGYIRTELTDEVLREHPDVVRDHWAKGAVQDRIGSVDELVGAVVYLASDAASFTTGEIITIDGGLTLR